A single region of the Anaerolineales bacterium genome encodes:
- the hemL gene encoding glutamate-1-semialdehyde 2,1-aminomutase — MPYQTTASNRLYTAAQAVIPGGVNSPVRAFRGVGGTPLFINHAEGAYLWDADGNRYIDYVLSWGPLVLGHAAPAVVEAIRSQAGRGTSYGAPTALETALAEQVIARVPSMERLRFVNSGTEATMSALRLARAYTGRAKIVKFAGHYHGHGDMLLVQAGSGVATLGLPDSPGVPAGVTADTISLPFNDLPALESVFADHPKEIAAVILEPVVGNMGFVLPAEGYLSALRDLTARHGTLLIFDEVMTGFRVALGGAQARYRVSPDLTTLGKVIGGGLPVGAYGGRADIMAMVAPAGKMYQAGTLSGNPLAMAAGLATLEGWTPEVFAQTEAATTRLVNGLRETAAEKGIPFQAGSAGTMFGFFFAEQPITDYESAKRCDAGRYGRVFHALLERGVYLAPSAFEAGFLSAAHGEEVITATLMAFREALAAAG; from the coding sequence ATGCCTTACCAAACCACCGCATCAAACCGTCTCTATACTGCCGCCCAAGCGGTGATTCCCGGCGGGGTAAATTCGCCTGTGCGTGCCTTTCGGGGCGTTGGGGGGACGCCGCTGTTCATCAATCACGCCGAGGGCGCGTACCTGTGGGATGCCGATGGCAACCGTTACATTGATTACGTGTTGAGTTGGGGTCCGCTGGTCTTGGGTCATGCTGCCCCCGCTGTGGTTGAGGCAATCCGCAGCCAAGCGGGGCGGGGGACAAGCTATGGCGCACCGACTGCCCTTGAAACCGCCCTTGCCGAACAGGTTATTGCCCGCGTCCCCTCGATGGAGCGCCTCCGCTTTGTGAACAGCGGCACAGAGGCGACGATGAGCGCCCTCCGCCTTGCCCGCGCCTACACCGGGCGGGCGAAAATCGTCAAATTTGCCGGACATTATCACGGACATGGCGACATGCTGCTTGTGCAGGCGGGATCGGGCGTGGCAACGCTTGGCTTGCCCGATAGTCCGGGCGTTCCGGCGGGTGTCACGGCAGATACAATCAGCCTTCCTTTCAACGATCTTCCCGCGCTAGAAAGTGTTTTTGCCGATCATCCAAAGGAGATTGCCGCCGTGATCCTTGAACCGGTGGTTGGCAATATGGGGTTTGTCCTTCCGGCTGAGGGGTACTTGTCCGCGCTGCGCGATCTGACGGCACGACATGGCACACTTTTGATTTTCGATGAGGTCATGACTGGCTTTCGCGTGGCGCTTGGCGGCGCACAGGCGCGATACAGAGTTTCCCCCGACCTGACGACTCTCGGAAAAGTCATTGGGGGTGGCTTGCCCGTCGGTGCCTATGGCGGACGGGCGGACATTATGGCGATGGTTGCGCCGGCGGGGAAGATGTACCAAGCGGGGACGCTCTCTGGCAACCCGTTGGCAATGGCGGCGGGGCTGGCAACGTTGGAGGGCTGGACGCCGGAGGTCTTTGCCCAGACAGAGGCGGCGACGACGCGCTTGGTGAACGGCTTACGAGAGACTGCGGCGGAAAAGGGGATTCCCTTTCAGGCGGGGAGCGCTGGCACGATGTTTGGCTTCTTCTTTGCCGAACAGCCCATCACGGATTATGAGTCGGCAAAGCGCTGCGATGCTGGACGGTATGGGCGTGTGTTCCACGCCTTGTTGGAACGGGGGGTGTACCTTGCGCCTTCCGCCTTTGAAGCGGGGTTTCTCTCCGCCGCGCATGGGGAGGAAGTCATCACGGCAACCTTGATGGCATTCCGAGAGGCGCTGGCGGCGGCGGGGTGA
- a CDS encoding DNA adenine methylase has protein sequence MPSQQLSLFSPGSVRPFNYPFPSTRYQGSKRTLVDWIWENVWHLSFDTVLDVFGGTGAVSHMFKNAGKQVIYNDLLTFNWHIGQALIENRQVTLSPGDIDRVLTAQEGVDYPTFIQKTFEGIYFTSEENAGLDRVVHNIQALFSDQYKQALALFALFQACLIKRPYNLFHRANLYMRTAHVERSFGNETTWNTPFERHFRNFAAEANRAIFDNGQTNHALHVDAAETPTGADLVYIDPPYLNRKGIGVDYRDFYHFLEGLVHYDSWRTHIDYRSKHRRLQPQESPWNQAGEIIKAFEQLIERHRKSILVISYRDDGIPSKDDLIRLLSRYKKQVTASSQPKQYALAHAKAHELVLIGL, from the coding sequence ATGCCCTCTCAACAACTGTCCTTGTTTTCGCCGGGATCTGTTCGCCCCTTTAACTACCCTTTTCCCTCAACGCGGTATCAGGGGAGCAAACGAACGTTGGTTGATTGGATTTGGGAAAACGTCTGGCATTTGTCATTTGACACTGTGCTGGATGTTTTCGGCGGGACGGGGGCTGTGAGTCATATGTTCAAGAATGCGGGTAAACAGGTAATATATAACGATCTGTTGACCTTCAATTGGCATATTGGGCAAGCGCTCATTGAGAATCGGCAGGTAACGCTCTCGCCGGGGGATATTGATCGGGTCTTGACTGCTCAGGAAGGGGTGGACTATCCAACCTTCATTCAAAAGACTTTTGAGGGGATATATTTCACCTCTGAAGAAAATGCTGGGCTAGATCGGGTCGTCCACAATATTCAGGCGTTGTTCTCTGACCAATACAAACAAGCACTAGCGCTTTTTGCTCTGTTCCAAGCCTGTCTTATCAAGCGCCCGTACAATCTCTTTCATCGTGCCAATCTTTACATGCGAACTGCCCATGTGGAACGCAGTTTTGGCAATGAAACGACTTGGAACACGCCTTTTGAAAGGCACTTTCGGAACTTTGCCGCTGAGGCAAACCGCGCAATCTTTGACAATGGTCAGACAAATCATGCGCTCCACGTTGATGCAGCGGAAACCCCGACAGGCGCTGATCTGGTCTATATCGATCCTCCTTACCTTAACCGAAAAGGAATCGGTGTTGATTACCGCGATTTTTATCATTTTCTTGAAGGGCTTGTCCATTACGATTCCTGGCGCACCCACATAGACTATCGAAGCAAACATCGCCGTCTGCAACCACAAGAATCGCCTTGGAATCAGGCGGGCGAGATTATAAAGGCTTTTGAGCAACTGATTGAACGACACCGTAAGAGTATTTTGGTGATTTCCTATCGGGACGATGGTATCCCCTCGAAGGATGACTTGATACGCTTGTTGAGCCGCTACAAAAAACAGGTAACCGCATCATCCCAACCTAAACAATACGCTTTGGCTCACGCAAAAGCCCATGAATTAGTGCTGATTGGGCTTTAG